TTATTGCTTGATGAATCGATCGTTCGCCCAAAGTCCTTGCGTGTCGCTATTGCCGGAATTCACGAATTCGACGTCGTGTCCGACCACGCGCACAACGCGGAAGCTCGAGTTTTCTGGCGTCGAAACACACTGGTATCCGGAGAAGAATTCCTGCATTTTTTGCTGTTCACCGGCTTGCGCATGCTGGTCGGCGGCGTCGAGTTTATCCTTCGACAGGCAGCCATACCCATTGGCCTTGAACTGGATGGTTTGCTGCGGCTTGATCACGACGTCTTGCGCCTGAACTGTCGCGGCAGCCAATCCCGCAATGGCGAAAACAAGGGCGATTCGCGTTTTCATATTTTCCTCCGGTGCGGGTGGATACTCAGGTTAGCTATGTATTTAACTTTAACGTTGAACCCGCACCTTGCACTTTAGGAGAACGCGAGAGAACGACAAGCACATCTTGTGTGCGGTTGCAACAGCGGCTAATTGTCGCACCAGCGTTTGCGCCGGGTTATCTGTTGAGCAGCGACTTGATCAAGTGTCCTTGCGATCGATAATCCGCAAATGGGTGACGCGCGCCGCTTTAACCAGTAAAGCTTTGCGACGCGTATTCGCGTAAACGAGGGGCGTCAATTAAGCGATTTACTACATTTATTGCGGGCAGTTGGTGCGTTGCACACAAAGTCATTCAGCTGGCTAAACAGGAATGACAAAATAACGGTGTATTT
This genomic stretch from Paraburkholderia dioscoreae harbors:
- the sap1 gene encoding surface attachment protein Sap1; amino-acid sequence: MKTRIALVFAIAGLAAATVQAQDVVIKPQQTIQFKANGYGCLSKDKLDAADQHAQAGEQQKMQEFFSGYQCVSTPENSSFRVVRVVGHDVEFVNSGNSDTQGLWANDRFIKQ